The Sphingomonas donggukensis genomic interval CGGCGCAAGGTCGAGCAAGCCATGGCCGACGGCAAGCTGCGCGCGTTGGTCGCCACCGCCAGCCTCGATCTGGGCGTCGACTGGGGCGACGTCGACTGCGTGATCCAGATGGGCGCACCCAAGGGATCGAGCCGCATGCTCCAGCGCATCGGCCGCGCGAACCACCGGCTGGACGAGGCGTCGGAAGCGGTGATCGTCCCCGGCAACCGCTTCGAATATCTGGAGGCGCAGGCGGCGCTCGATGCGGTCGAAGCGGGGGAACTCGACCCCGACATCTTCCGCCCCGGCAGCCTCGACGTGCTGGCGCAGCACATCATGGCGCTCGCCTGCGCGGCGCCGTTCACCGCCGAGGCGCTGCTGGACGAAGTGCGCGCCGCGCTCCCCTATTCGGCGCTGACCGCGGAGACGTTCGACCGCGTCCTGAACTTCATCGCCGACGGCGGCTATGCTCTGCGCGCCTACGACAAGTTCAAGCGGCTGACGCAAGGGGGCGACGGCCTCTGGCGGGTCAGCCACCCGAAATTCATCGGCCAGCACCGCCTGAACGCCGGGATCATCGTCGATGCCATTACGCTTGACGTGCGCTTCAAGAACGGGCGCAAGCTCGGCACGGTCGAAGAGGGGTTTGCGTCCACCCTCACCCCCGGCGATACCTTCTTCTTCTCGGGGTTGAGCCTTGAGGTCGAGCGGATGGACACGTCCGACCTGATCGTCCGCGCCACCACGCGGCCCGCGCGCATTCCTACCTATGTCGGCACGCGAATGGCGCTGTCCACCAACCTCGCCCACCGCGTCCGCAGCTTCCTGTTCGATCGCAGCCAGTGGCGGCGCTTCCCGGCGGACGTTCGCGAATGGCTGGAGGTTCAGGATCGCCGCTCCGTGCTCCCCGCGCCCGACCAGTTGCTGGTCGAGACGTTCGAGCGCGAGGGGCGGCATTACATGGTCGCCTATAGTTTCGAGGGGTGGAACGCGCACCAGTCGCTCGGTATGCTCATCACCCGGCGGATGGAAGCGCTGGGGCTGAAGCCGATCGGCTTCGTGTCGAACGACTATGCGCTCGCGGTCTATGGCCTGGAGCCGATCGACGACCCGCAGGCGTTGTTCTCGCCCGACATCCTCGAACATGAATTCGTCGAGTGGGTGCAGGGCTCGGCGCTCCTGAAGCGCGCGTTCCGCGAGGTCGCGGTGATCGGCGGCCTGGTCGAGCGCCAGCATCCCGGCAAGCGCAAGACCGGACGGCAGGTCACCTTTTCCACCGACCTGATCTATGACGTGCTGCGCCGCTACGAACCCGGCCATCTGCTGCTCCAAGCTGCGTGGGATGACGCCCGCGCGCGAATGACCGACGTCGGGCGGCTCGCCGACCTGCTCGACCGGGCGCAGGATACGATGGTGCACGCACGCCTCGACCGGATCAGCCCGCTCGCCGTGCCGGTGCTGGTCTTGATCGGGCGCGAAAGCGTCGCGCAGTCGGGCGCGGACGACGTGCTGCTGGCCGAGGCCGAGCTGCTGGCGGCAGAGGCGATGCAGCCCGATTGATCGCGCTTGCGCGACGGGCGGTAGAGGCATAGCCTCCATGCCATGATGTCGGGGGTGTATCCGTCCCTGCTCGCTTTGGCCCTGATGATCCCGGGGGCTGCCGCCGTGCCGCAGGACGCACCGCCTGCACCGCCCGCGCCCCCCGCCGACGAAGCCAGCGTGGCGATGACCGAGGTCGCCGAACGCATGACCGTGCCGGTGCGCATCGCCGATGCCGGTCCGTATCGGTTCGTCATCGACACCGGATCGGAACGCACCGTGATCTCGCGCCAGCTCGCCCACCGGCTCGGCCTGCCCGCGGGGCGCGACGTGACGGTGGTGGCGATGAGCGGATCGACGCGGGAGGCGACCGTGATGATCCCGTCGCTGCGCCTGTCGAGCGTGCCCAGCATCGGCGTCATCCAGGCGCCGGCGCTGGATGCCGGGCATCTGGGCGGCATGGGGCTGCTCGGCATCGACACGCTGCAGGCCCACCGGATCACGATCGATTTCGATACCGGCACGATGGCGGTCGCGCCGTCGGTCAAGCGCCGGCAGACCGAGCCCAACCGCGGCGACGAGGTCGTGGTGCGCGCGAAGAGCCTGTTCGGCCAGCTGATCGTCACCGACGCCGACGTCGATGGCCGCGCCGTGCGCGTCGTGCTCGATACCGGGTCGCCGATCAGCGTCGGCAACGTCGCGCTGCAGAAGCTGATGCGCCGCTATACCAGCCGGTTCGAACCGCTGACGATGACCAGCGCGACCGGCGGCATCGTCCAGACCCAATATGCCCACGCCGGGCGCCTGCGCGTCGGCGGCATCGCGTTCCAGGACATGCCGATCGCCTTTGCCGACGTACCGCCCTTCCATCGCTTCGGGCTGGAGAAGCGGCCGGCGATGCTGCTCGGCATGAACGCGCTGAAGATGTTCCGCCGCGTCCAGATCGATTTCCCCAACCGCGAAGTCCGCTTCCTCCTGCCGCGCAACGTCGATCGCAGCCGCGCCTGCCAGACCAGCATCAACGGCGCGTGCATGGGCTGACGCGGCGCACGGGGCGACTGGCTTCCCCGCCCGCACGATCGCGGCTAGCGTGGGCGCGACGATAGGGGGAACTGGCGATGAAGATGGGTGTGCTGGGCGCGGTTGCGGCGCTTGCGGTGTCGGTGTCTCCCGCGGCGGCGCAGGACCGGCCCGACCAGAAGGCGTTCTTTGGCCTGTACAAGGAACTGGTCGAGACCAACACCGTCGTGAACGTCGGCAGTTGTACGAAGGCCGCGGCACAGATCGCGACGCGGATGAAGGCGGCCGGCTTCGCCGATGCCGAGCTGACGTCCTTCGCCGTGCCCGAACACCCCGAGGACGGCGGCCTGGTCGTCGTCATGGCCGGCAGCGACGCGCGCGCGAAGC includes:
- a CDS encoding ligase-associated DNA damage response DEXH box helicase, whose translation is MLDAGLAGEHALLVAPTGAGKTLSGFLPTLVDLIARPHAGLHTLYVSPLKALAVDVQRNLMTPIEQMGLSITVEARSGDTPSDRKARQRARPPNILLTTPESLSLLLSYPESETLFAGLKTIVIDEVHAFATGKRGDLLALALARLQRINPDLRRVALSATVADPDGYRAWLSPFGDIDAVRLVRGEKGADPDVAILLPQGRVPWSGHSGRYAAPQVMAEIETHRTTLVFCNTRSLAELIFQDLWKENRLALPIGIHHGSLSKEARRKVEQAMADGKLRALVATASLDLGVDWGDVDCVIQMGAPKGSSRMLQRIGRANHRLDEASEAVIVPGNRFEYLEAQAALDAVEAGELDPDIFRPGSLDVLAQHIMALACAAPFTAEALLDEVRAALPYSALTAETFDRVLNFIADGGYALRAYDKFKRLTQGGDGLWRVSHPKFIGQHRLNAGIIVDAITLDVRFKNGRKLGTVEEGFASTLTPGDTFFFSGLSLEVERMDTSDLIVRATTRPARIPTYVGTRMALSTNLAHRVRSFLFDRSQWRRFPADVREWLEVQDRRSVLPAPDQLLVETFEREGRHYMVAYSFEGWNAHQSLGMLITRRMEALGLKPIGFVSNDYALAVYGLEPIDDPQALFSPDILEHEFVEWVQGSALLKRAFREVAVIGGLVERQHPGKRKTGRQVTFSTDLIYDVLRRYEPGHLLLQAAWDDARARMTDVGRLADLLDRAQDTMVHARLDRISPLAVPVLVLIGRESVAQSGADDVLLAEAELLAAEAMQPD
- a CDS encoding retropepsin-like aspartic protease, producing MMSGVYPSLLALALMIPGAAAVPQDAPPAPPAPPADEASVAMTEVAERMTVPVRIADAGPYRFVIDTGSERTVISRQLAHRLGLPAGRDVTVVAMSGSTREATVMIPSLRLSSVPSIGVIQAPALDAGHLGGMGLLGIDTLQAHRITIDFDTGTMAVAPSVKRRQTEPNRGDEVVVRAKSLFGQLIVTDADVDGRAVRVVLDTGSPISVGNVALQKLMRRYTSRFEPLTMTSATGGIVQTQYAHAGRLRVGGIAFQDMPIAFADVPPFHRFGLEKRPAMLLGMNALKMFRRVQIDFPNREVRFLLPRNVDRSRACQTSINGACMG